In the Eptesicus fuscus isolate TK198812 chromosome 12, DD_ASM_mEF_20220401, whole genome shotgun sequence genome, one interval contains:
- the FAM210B gene encoding protein FAM210B, mitochondrial has protein sequence MARLLVLLGPAGRISARVGPRASWLLGAAAPCAPPPLFLPLLRPGPGARLLCAARGDSGGHQNPSKTTATTASGISSTEESKQSKSQQLKKVFQEYGAVGVSVHIGISLVSLGMFYMVVSSGVDMSAILLKLGFKESLVQSKMAAGTSTFVVAYAIHKLFAPVRISITLVSVPLLVRYFRKVGFFKPPPANP, from the exons ATGGCCcgcctgctggtgctgctgggcccGGCGGGCAGAATTAGCGCCCGGGTCGGGCCTCgcgcctcctggctcctgggcgcCGCGGCCCCCTGCGCCCCGCCGCCCCTGTTTCTGCCGCTGCTCCGACCGGGGCCAGGCGCCCGACTGCTGTGCGCGGCCCGCGGGGACTCCGGCGGCCACCAG AACCCCAGCAAAACCACCGCGACAACAGCGAGCGGCATCAGCAGTACAGAGGAGAGCAAGCAAAGCAAGTCACAGCAGCTGAAGAAGGTTTTTCAAGAATACGGAGCCGTCGGCGTGTCAGTGCACATTGGAATCTCACTCGTCTCCCTGGGCATGTTTTACATGGTTGTTTCGAG TGGTGTGGACATGTCTGCCATCCTGCTTAAGCTCGGATTTAAGGAGTCATTGGTACAGTCAAAAATGGCCGCGGGCACAAGCACCTTCGTGGTGGCCTACGCCATCCACAAGCTGTTTGCGCCCGTCAGAATCAGCATCACCTTGGTTTCCGTGCCCTTGCTTGTCAGGTATTTTCGGAAAGTGGGATTTTTTAAACCTCCCCCTGCAAACCCTTGA